From the genome of Dryobates pubescens isolate bDryPub1 chromosome 42, bDryPub1.pri, whole genome shotgun sequence, one region includes:
- the LOC128899282 gene encoding olfactory receptor 14A16-like — protein MSNISSITHFLLLPFTGTRQLQLLHFWLFLAIYLAALLGNGLIITTIAWDHHLHNPMYFFLLNVALVDLGYISNTVLKSMANSLWDTRDISYAGCAAQVFSFGFFFSVELYLLTVMAYDRYAAICRPLHYETLLGSRVCVLLAAAAWACGFLTALLHTANTFSLPLCQGNAVEQFFCEIPQILKLSCSTSYLRELVLIVLTASLFFVCFVFIVVSYVQIFRAVLRIPSQQGCHKAFSTCLPHLAVVSLFITTGFFAHLKPPSISSPFLDLMMAVLYSVVPPAVNPLIYSLRNQELKAALSK, from the coding sequence ATGTCCAACatcagctccatcacccacttcctcctcctgccattcacaggcacaaggcagctgcagctcctgcacttctggctcttcctggccatctacctggctgccctgctgggcaatggcctcatcatcaccaccatagcctgggaccaccacctccacaaccccatgtacttcttcctcctcaatgTTGCCCTCGTTGACCTGGGCTACATCTCCAACACTGTCCTCAAATCCATGGCCAATTCCCTctgggacaccagggacatctcctatgcaggatgtgctgctcaggtcttttcttttggctttttcttttcagtagaGCTTTATCTCCTCACCGTCATGGCCTACGATCGCTAtgctgccatctgcagacccctgcactatgagaccctcctgggcagcagagtttgtgtcctcctggcagcagctgcctgggcctgtggctttctcactgctctgctgcacacagccaatacattttccctgcccctctgccagggcaatgctgtagagcagttcttctgtgagatcccccagatcctcaagctctcttGCTCCAcctcctacctcagggaacttgtGCTAATCGTGCTCACTGCCTCTTtattctttgtttgctttgtgttcattgtggtgtcctatgtgcaaatcttcagggcagtgctgaggatcccctctcagcagggatgccacaaagccttttccacctgcctccctcacctggctgtggtctccctatTTATCACCACTGGCTTCTTTGCCCATCTGAAGcccccctccatctcctccccattcCTGGATCTGATGATGGCAGTTCTGTACTcggtggtgcctccagcagtgaaccctctcatctacagcctgaggaaccaggagctgaaggctgccctcagcaaa